In Triplophysa rosa linkage group LG18, Trosa_1v2, whole genome shotgun sequence, a genomic segment contains:
- the tubgcp2 gene encoding gamma-tubulin complex component 2 — protein sequence MSEFRIHHDVNELLGLLNVSSGDGAEIYIDLLQKNRTPYVTTTVSSHSAKVKIAEHSKTPEDFLRKYEELKSKNARSLDPLVYLLSKLTEDKETLKVLQQNAKERSEISANATSSTSASYSVPATSSKMSMQELEELRKKLGNVTASSSVPQSSEVIRKMLRDRHNKKNPTQPNPVFPNWVYDRPALIGDFITSPTPVGEPVVAIGSMALAAQEHALVEDLLYVLVGVDGRDISAQPVLGRQSRSFIVDPSLDMSIKELVSRILPVASCYSTITRFTEEKSSFEYGQVNHALTAAMRTLMKEYFILITQLEHLHRQGSLSLQKLWFYIQPTMRTMEILTSIATSVDKGECMGGSTLSLLHDRTFNYTGDSQAQELCLYLTKAASVPYFEILEKWIYRGIIKDPYSEFMVEEHELQKEKIQEDYNDKYWDQRYTIVQHRIPSFLQKMADKILNTGKYLNVVRECGRDVTCPDAKEVLYTLKERAYMEQIEKSYYYASKVLLDFLMEEKELVSRLRSIKHYFLMDKGDFFVHFMDLTEEELKKPVDDIIPPRLEALLELALRMSTANTDPFKDDLKIDLMPHDVITQLLRVLAIDTKQEKALINAEPTEVSLSGLEAFSFDYIVKWPLSLIINRKALTRYQMLFRHMFYCKHVERLLCNVWIRNKETKQYSLLSAKWFAAAFALRQRMLNFVQNIQYYMMFEVMEPTWHVMENNLKSASNIDDVLCHHTSFLDNCLKDCMLTNPELLRIFSKLMSVCVMFTNCMQRFTQNMRIDVEMKRLALEKSPCPARSEWKDEAERKRVTSKFVSEHMDALQSDSGFEGTISKFDSNFSTLLLDLLDKLSIYSTNDCEHSMINIIYRLDFNGFYTERLERMAIERSQRTAA from the exons ATGAGTGAGTTCAGGATTCATCACGATGTGAACGAGCTGCTCGGGCTGTTGAATGTCAGCAGTGGTGATGGTGCAGAGATTTACATCGATTTACTGCAGAAGAACAGAACACCATACGTCACCACCACAGTATCTTCTCACAGCGCTAAG GTGAAGATCGCTGAGCACTCCAAAACACCTGAAGACTTCTTGAGGAAATATGAAGAACTGAAGTCGAAGAATGCCCGCAGTCTGGATCCTCTGGTGTACCTTCTGTCCAAACTCACAGAGGATAAAGAG ACTCTAAAGGTTCTGCAGCAGAATGCCAAAGAGAGATCAGAGATATCAGCTAATGCCACGTCAAGCACCAGCGCGTCTTACAGCGTTCCTGCAACCAGCAGTAAGATGTCCATGCAGGAGCTGGAGGAACTGCGGAAGAAGCTTGGAAATGTGACGGCCAGCTCCAGCGTGCCTCAG TCTTCAGAAGTGATCCGGAAAATGCTGAGAGACAGACATAACAAGAAGAACCCAACTCAACCCAACCCCGTGTTTCCAAACTGGGTGTATGACCGGCCTGCTCTGATTGGAGATTTTATCACTAGCCCCACCCCTGTGGGAGAGCCGGTGGTGGCTATTG GATCAATGGCGCTGGCAGCGCAGGAACACGCTCTGGTGGAGGATCTGTTGTATGTGTTGGTGGGTGTGGATGGGAGGGACATCAGTGCTCAGCCTGTGCTCGGCAGACAGAGTCGATCCTTCATCGTCGACCCCTCACTGGACATGTCCATCAAAGAACTTGTGAGCCGAATATTACCGGTGGCGTCGTGTTATTCCACCATCACACG GTTCACAGAGGAGAAGTCGTCGTTTGAGTACGGTCAGGTGAATCATGCTCTGACAGCGGCTATGAGAACTCTGATGAAGGAATATTTCATTCTCATCACACAGCTGGAGCATCTCCACAGACAGGGAAGTCTCTCTCTGCAGAAGCTCTGGTTCTACATACAGCCCACCATGCGCACCATGGAAATCCTGACCTCCATCG CGACGTCTGTGGATAAGGGCGAGTGTATGGGCGGCTCCACCCTCAGTCTGCTTCACGATCGAACCTTCAATTACACAGGAGACAGTCAGGCCCAAGAGCTCTGCCTCTATCTGACCAAAGCTGCCAGTGTCCCGTACTTCGAAATACTTGAGAAGTGGATCTATAGAGGCATCATTAAAGATCCGTACAG CGAATTCATGGTTGAGGAACATGAACTGCAGAAAGAGAAGATTCAGGAGGATTATAACGACAAATACTGGGACCAGCGATACACCATCGTCCAGCACCGCATCCCTTCATTCCTGCAGAAGATGGCTGATAAGATACTAAACACag GCAAGTATTTAAATGTGGTGCGTGAGTGCGGTCGGGACGTGACCTGCCCGGACGCCAAAGAGGTTCTGTACACCCTCAAAGAGCGAGCATACATGGAGCAGATCGAGAAATCTTATTATTACGCCAGTAAAGTTCTGCTGGACTTCCTGATGGAGGAGAAGGAACTGGTGTCACGTCTGAG GTCCATCAAGCATTACTTTCTGATGGATAAAGGAGATTTCTTCGTGCACTTTATGGACCTGACCGAGGAGGAGCTGAAGAAGCCGGTGGATGACATCATTCCTCCGCGTCTAGAGGCTCTGCTGGAGCTGGCTCTGAGGATGAGCACGGCCAACACCGACCCCTTCAAAGATGATCTGAAG attgACCTGATGCCTCATGATGTCATCACGCAGCTCTTGCGTGTCTTGGCCATAgacaccaaacaagagaaagcCCTCATTAATGCAGAGCCGACGGAGGTGTCACTCAGCGGTCTGGAGGCTTTCTCTTTTGACTACATTGTCAAGTGGCCTCTGTCACTGATAATAAACAG GAAAGCTTTGACGAGATATCAGATGCTCTTCAGACACATGTTCTACTGTAAACACGTGGAGAGACTTCTCTGTAACGTGTGGATCAGGAATAAAGAAACCAAACAATATTCACTGCTCTCCGCCAAGTG GTTCGCCGCCGCTTTCGCATTAAGACAGCGGATGCTTAACTTCGTTCAGAACATTCAGTACTACATGATGTTTGAGGTGATGGAGCCCACGTGGCACGTCATGGAAAACAACCTGAAGTCT GCGTCCAACATCGATGACGTGTTGTGTCATCACACCAGTTTTCTGGATAACTGTCTGAAGGACTGCATGCTCACCAACCCCGAGCTGCTCCGGATCTTCTCCAAACTCATGTCCGTCTGCGTGATGTTCACCAACTGCATGCAG AGGTTCACTCAGAACATGAGGATAGACGTGGAGATGAAGCGTCTCGCGCTGGAGAAGAGCCCCTGTCCGGCCCGGAGCGAATGGAAGGACGAGGCCGAGAGGAAGAGAGTGACCTCTAAA TTTGTGTCTGAGCACATGGACGCTCTTCAGTCGGACTCGGGCTTTGAGGGCACCATCAGCAAGTTTGACAGTAACTTCAGCACCCTGTTACTGGATCTTCTGGATAAACTCAGCATTTACAGCACCAATGACTGTGAGCACAGTATGATCAACATCATCTACAG ACTGGACTTCAATGGCTTCTACACGGAGAGACTGGAGAGGATGGCCATCGAGAGGAGTCAGAGGACCGCTGCATGA